The sequence CTGATCAGATGGGACTTGTTCCAGGAGAAAAAAGGGTAATTCTCAGCTTCCGGGCAACAGGAGAGGGGCATCTTTCTTCCATTGTTTTCAGATCAGGGATTCTGAACAAGGATGGACATTTTACAATGGATCCTGTGGGGACCATGTTGGCTGAGGCAGATAGGATTAAGCGCCATGTGTACCACAAAGAGCAGTTCCTTATGGATCTTAATGAATTGCAGGAATATAGCAGTGGTCCGACTCCATCAGTCGTGCTTTCCAGTTTAGGTGATGATTTTACCTATGGTGAACTGGAAACATGCATCAGGAATGCTCCCGATAAGCATGGTTCCTCCATGGATGAAAAAGCATTTTTCAATCAGATCATGTGGCTGGCCTCTTCCCATTATGAAATTGAATTTACCCTCGACTCATCCCTGTGCGAACGGGTTATCTTTCCCATCTCTTCAACTGAAAGGCGGGGGATTGAAGATGCCCGGTTTGTCAGGTTTACCGAGGAGAACCAGACACAATATTACGGGACCTATACCGCCTATGACGGGATATCCACCATGCCCAAGCTGATTGAGACCAAGGATTTTTATCATTTCAAGGTCCATCCACTCCACGGGAATATTGCTAAAAACAAAGGAATGGCTCTCTTTCCCCGCAAAATCAGAGGACAATATGCCATGCTCTGCCGGATGGACGGAAGGAACAACTATATCTCTTTTTCTGATAATATCAACATCTGGAATGAAGCCAAGATGGTCCAGTCTCCCCGGTATACCTGGGAGTTTATCCAGGTCGGGAACTGCGGGTCTC comes from Oceanispirochaeta sp. and encodes:
- a CDS encoding glycoside hydrolase family 130 protein — encoded protein: MQVNVKRRDITFNPDFSRVIARYLYTGDERSAIIIRSVLELSDEEVKDKLNQVLRRYSKRHRNISQVFEKHYKLLADLFTQMEIDIDSIDLHRRNLIGAYFTMEYSIEAAAFFNPSIVESPDQMGLVPGEKRVILSFRATGEGHLSSIVFRSGILNKDGHFTMDPVGTMLAEADRIKRHVYHKEQFLMDLNELQEYSSGPTPSVVLSSLGDDFTYGELETCIRNAPDKHGSSMDEKAFFNQIMWLASSHYEIEFTLDSSLCERVIFPISSTERRGIEDARFVRFTEENQTQYYGTYTAYDGISTMPKLIETKDFYHFKVHPLHGNIAKNKGMALFPRKIRGQYAMLCRMDGRNNYISFSDNINIWNEAKMVQSPRYTWEFIQVGNCGSPLETEDGWLVITHGVGPMREYVLGALLLDLENPEIEIGRLDSPLLAANEVEREGSVPNVVYSCGSIIHNEDLILPYAVSDYSSTYCTVNLKELLAELKREK